ataatttttatctcccgcccgtgcagGTAGTGTTTTTATTCCACAGACGACGACAGTACGAGTTAgactttgactgcaatttcaactggtggtaagtaatgacgGTAGTGGGATCACCCGTTAGGGGCCCAGagtaaagaacatacagaaccctcattcagccattgttGTATGTCAAtgtgtctaaaaacagtgaaaacgctccgCGCACATCTTACTTTACACCCCCAGAATGGTACTAGCTCAagcttttcccattttccccattttatggtaaactttaaGATCATTATAGTTataagagttaaaataattaggtaggtactgtcaactgctaaatggaatatatgaatgaattgaatgaatgaatgtataaacGGTCTGTTCGGGaaaaactactaaagtggagtggtttttgatgcttcaataataTTCAATGTCTTGTACACGATCTCAGTGCTTTAATTCTGTGATTAGGGGTAAGCAACGACTTCATAGATTTATATCGATGAGGGTAAGGCACTTCTATCATCGTACCGAAACTATAAATCGTTTGGCGGCATGATTATGATAATGAGAACCTGCCCTTTGACATCGTTAGTTGATAAATTAGGTAGCATTTTTTATTGTTCCTAGATCAATAGGGATACTTAAACTCTATTGTAGGTATCCTCTTTTTGTAGTTCTGTTATATTCTTTGTTCTAAAATTCCATCTACGGAAAAGATAATATAATCACTAGTTATTTCCTAGACATATCTACGTATCTACGGGTCCATCCAATGAGAATACAACCATTTACCATTACGGTTCTAAATTAACATTAGATCAAACTTGGGTGATAGTTGTCATCGCTGTCAAGTGATATAAGCAGAGTAtgaaaataagtaataagtaagttCTTTAATTATACCTATGTTTTCATCGTTAAGTATTTATCTGCCTGATCTGTTATATAATGagcatttatatattatcattattttacgAACAAATAGTGAACCGAATGATAAATCGCCTACCAGCACGTCTTTAACTTCCGAGGCTTCGGCCTTCGTGGACACGTTAAGTTTATCccttaataaaagaaataagatGTAATCTGGGGATATTCAATTTTTGTCTCCAGCGTATTTTAACCTTGCTAACAATAAGAACATGCAGTATCCGAATTCTGgcttattgcatgcagtgcattgtgtccaaaaacacaGGAGACGTCTCTAGCACCCAGCAAGCCTCACTTCACacagctcacaaacttttcacattttcctcattttatggtatacgttcagaggtaaaataattactgtcaactgctaaatgaataaaGTGACTAACTGCCAGTCTAGTAGcattactaaagtggagtggtttttgatgcttcaatattagccgTCTAcgcggattctgtatgttcttaattctgtgaactTTGGTATAGATATCGGTAGTATGAGCAGCCGCGACACCTGGGTGCCGCTGACGGCGGGTGTGGTGGTCAGTGCTGGGCTGTTGGTGCTGCTCTACAAGGTGCTGAGCGGCAGCGCCAACGCTAAAGCCAACTACAATTACGGTGCAGCGATCTATGTCTGCTCCTGCGAGAAAGGCGGTCCTTCCTTGGTACATTCTCTGTATATCTAAGCTGCCTCCTTGGTCTCGTAGTAAGCATTtttgactgcagatcacgaagtcctagattcgatccccggcagggtgataacatatctcgcgacaggcgtaaatattgcaatcactgctgtaaaacgtcacttttccatacaataaataaacaaaagtgacgtttgacagcagtgattgcaagatttacgcctgtcgcattgctgtcgcgagatacgttatcaccctgccggtctcgCCGAGGGGTGTTGAGTTTgcctataaataaattcttagtaccaatGGAGTTTTTAAATTGGCAGTGGTtcaccccgtgcctcggagagcacgcaTGCCTATAAttcttatattatgtatattttgatatttgtgtgcaataaagtatttcgtCTTCTGATTATAGTAGCTCGTTTGAAGGAAGTTGTTATCATAAAGATCCTTTTTCGCCGCCTACTACTCGCCTATACTATAGTCTTACCACCAATCtgacaactgggaaatgttcgTTGTAacctatttcttaaaatttcagTGCCAAATTCACGGAAAGAAGGCcgcataaaaacaaaaaagtgccAATCTGTCTGAATTTATTCTGTCACAATATCAACCTACTGTCTGGATAATAGTTGAATTGGTAAAATGTGTCACTttgtttattcaataaatagaaatatgtTATTCCTGAAGATGGAAGctcaaaaattattgtaaaatgctttttttacctaaatagAATTTTGACTATCCTAATAAAGGAAATGTGCGATTGGTGCgtatttttgtttacaattaaGTCTAAGAATTCATTTTAGAGTTATTATATTACTGTGCTACTGTGTATGAGAAGGGTCCgtggaaacaaataaaaaaccggccaagtgcgagtcagaCTCGCCCACGGAAAGTTCCTTGAAAATGGGCCAAAAATCATGTCTATTGTTATTTGTTTGGGAACCGACAAGAGCCAAAATCCACCCTcgtgtctcggagagcacgttaacaTGTTTGTTCCGGTTATAATCACTTAGGTACtagtctttaaagcccaccaacacACGCATTAGATCAGCGTTGTGGGTGTGGGCTCTACAACCGTCTCTACTACGAGAGACTAGCCCAGCAGTGTgactttaataggctgcggatgatgtaATTTATCATTAGCGGCCATACGTCATTTTTTGGTTTTTGGctcattttattgtatttatgatctaatattatgtacctacttatataataaaaaccacatataaaaaaaaaaaaaataaaaatagtttatttgggtaaataaaattactttaaacactaatggctggagccttcttttaagggtagtattactacccctgtgtcagaagacaccgctcttccataacaagaaataaacataaaaacgagggtaggtatacaaacaaaaatatttgagttgatattaaaaataatagacatcttaacagaagaaattaagttaactaaaaaatgaacattaaagaaaaatgacattacaatatatttaaagtgtaaaGTAATTCGCGTGCGTGTTTGTGAGTATGCGTGAGGGTGTGAGTAtgcgtgtgggtgtgtgtgtgtgtgcgtgtgcgtgtgcgtgtgcgtgtgcgtgtgcgtgcgtgtgtgtgtgtgttttaacctctataattgttttaatattaaattatgcgtTTTAATAGCGATTCcacttcattataatttaatgttaatagaaatttatttaatatttctttgcaTGCATGCAATTTTTGcggatatattttaagttttctgttaATCGTGTTATATAAGTAACTTGATTGCGAGAAATATTGATTTCGCGCAAAAACAGTTCTGGTGCGAAGAGGTTTTGCCACAACAAATCGATTACGTTTATTTAAAGCTATAAACGGTAAAGATTTGTGCCTTCTAAGAACTATGTTCAAAACATATAGCTGCCTGACTGAAAGTATCCCAGAGGTGGAGTAGAGTTGTGAAGTAGGGAACAGATAAGATTTAAAGaacattacttttaaaagaGATCGTTGGGCTCTCTCTAGCTCAATAAATTTCGTTTTGGCTGCACCACCCCAGACTGTTATACAGTAGCATATAATTGATTGAACAAGAGTTATGTACACcgtattcaaaatttttttagaagctatatgtCTCAGGCTTTTGAATATCCATATTAGTTTCCTGATCCTGTTAGAGACTAAATCTATATGAAAATACCAAGTCATTCGTTGATCTAGCACTACACCGAGGTACTTAATAGTCGAAACTTTCTGTATAACCGGGCAGTCACAGATCGCGTCATTGCGTAACTGTCCGCATGTATGAATCTTAAGTTTAAGATGTTGACCTGGTTGTGTACATTCACGGATAGTAAAAcacatatatttagttttttctgtATTAAGCGTCAAAAGATTCCATACCAGCCACTTAGAAATGTCCCTGAGCCCTCTCTCAGCATGACTGTGAACTTCTTCCCAAGAGTTGCCAGTGAACACAATGGCAGTGTCATCTGCGTATGAGAAGATTTGTCCATGTTGTAGCTTTAGATTACACAGTTCAttgatatagattaaaaataaggtTGGACCCAAAACACTACCCTGGGGGACGCCATAATTAATATCATAACatatattaattcatatttctttttcttaacaatttttgtGTACAGCCCTATATAAGTAATTTAACTTGTTCCACATTGCCTCGCAGATATCGCATTTTAACAATAATGCCGACTTTTCTACCTGCGTAATTTGATTACTATTACTCTTATTGTACTATTGttgttttggtgtacaataaaaaagcggtgatagcccagtgggtatgactttgacttaacttTTGGGGatgcggagttcgaatcccagcacgcatttctaacttttctaagttatatgcgttttagttactaaaatatcaacggtgaaggaaaacattgtgaggaaacctccatgcctgagctatccataatgttctcaaaggcgagtgGAGTCCACTAATACGCACTAGGTGGTCATGGCACATGGCGGCCTTCTCATTGCGTTAGGACatccgtgccctatagtagCCGGTAATTACAAGATggatatgacgatgatgtataataatgtatattttcatttcatttcatgatTGGTCGGGTGTTCCAGCACCGAAATACCTTGTATACTATTTTCAGCGCTGAGGAATTGGAACGGAAATCTTCGCGCAGCCATCCTATACCTCCGCTACAGTCCGAAGCGTCGTCCCTCTGCGGGTGGACAGGGCTCCAGGGCTCGTCTCCAGGCCGAGGTGGCTGGGCCAAAGGCTGGGTTCCGGTCATAGGATGCACGACCTTCCTTTTTGCACTCTTTTACAAATTCAAGGACAAGGTCAAGGCGCTGTTATGGGGCAGTGACCCTTGCGATGGTTTCGTAAGGAAAGTGAAACCggttagtgtttttttattttaattccactgTAAGTTACGGAGCCCTTGACCAATATCACCTAGTTACTTGTAAGTATTGAAGCAGTCAGTAAGGGTATCATAATTTGACTGCCGACCGGCGTGGGgtcagcgactctgctttctgagtcctaggtcgtgggttcgattcccacaactggaaaatgatgaACCTGATTGTTtctctgtgtctgggtgtttatatgtatattataagtatttatgtgtaatttattcataaaaatattcatcagctatcttagtacccataacacaagctacgcttactttggggctagatgtcgatgagtttattgtcgtagtatatttatttttttataatcccagtaccggcccactacagggtcgggtcttctcctacaatgagaagaggttaaggccttagtccataGAGCAGATATATTTAACTTAtgccactaatcggtttctacgcgacatcgtgccggaacgttaaatctttgtctttgtgggtagggtggtaactagcagtggcgtgcatagagaggtatgcacagggtatgcagatgatataaagtgaagaaaatccccaTTTATCGCTGTGAtctatatttgtatgtatgtacaaaTATAGATCACAGCGATCACTGCGCCAATTTAAGGTCGAcaatttaaatcaaatcaaatcagtgtattatgatttgatttgatttaaattgTACACCATATATAAAGCAACATGAAGATTCTAAGAAGGGTAAGcgtgtacacaaaataataagtatttaaataataaattaattaaacattggttgcctggaagaaatcgctataaagcgattaggccgccaaattgtatacgttgttttattatactgttcttttttatgtactttttgtggtgtgcaacaaaagtatattcattcatttattcattcataaagcacaaaaatagataaatattaataaataaaatatacttacttcataTTCGTAcccatataataaaaaaattaataatagaatatacaatatatacttatgaGTACATCAGAAaggaaaacgaaaaaaaaaggaGATTATCTATGATTGACTCAACAAGAGTCGAGCGTTGTTTTGATAGCcctgtggtggactacggctccCTATTGGGGGACCGTGTTCGATCTCGCACGCACCACAAACttagaagttatgtgcgtttttaatttaaggaatttaaatatcatttgctttaacgatgaaggaaagctcttcataacgttctcaaagatgCGTGAAGCCGACCAATCCGtttttggccagcgtggtggactacgacctaagcTCTGCTCATTctgttttaatcaattatttgTTTTAGGTACCACAAACAAAAAGCAAAATTTGTGATTGCAAGAACTAATGTAATTAAACACCCATACCTAAAAATCTGATTTTTACAGCCATTTGAGTGTagacatttttacattttaaagaaaattggtCAATAAAAGCAATTAAACTAACGCATTGTTTTTCCTTTGTACAATTATCTAATCTACCTAGAGAAAAGTAGAATGTATCTACTCCCATCCTTTaaatcctctataaaagattcGAAAACAGTAAGCTTATTAccaacattaaaacacccaatgtCCTATTATCTATTATCCCAAACGGATGATAAAAGgttgtactgaatttcataataacacttgatctttttttaattccttctGCGCAAAGGGAGTACCCAACAGACAGCCACATTCCCACTATAATCTGTGTTCTCACTGCTTGATTGCTGTAAAATtctttatgtattaaaaaaaataacacctgTATATATTTCACCACCAAAACGCCAAcactgtcaaaaaaaaaattgtttattcgtATCCCCGCCAGTTTTACACCCAAGTCACATGTTATTAttaaagtgaattttaataattgcactATACAAAATGACAATCACCACTACAATAGGTAAGCTAACTGTTCCCGAATCTTCTAAAACGGATTCATATTATGGATGTAGATAAACTCTTGAATGAAACTGATGATAATTAGGTATTATGCCCCTTATTATACagcagttgcataaataacttataattatcTTTCCCTAGTCACTTACAACACTTGACTCTGCATGAATGCAAAATTCTCTGCGCGAATGCAAAATTCTCTGTGTGAATGCAAAATTGAATATTAAGGAAACTTACCCACTGGTTCctactaagtattttatttgtactaCAATATAGAACTACGGTGCTTCTTACAGAGGACGCTCTCTATAGATTCCAAACAACGATTTTTGTTTGCTGAGTTACGTAGTCAAAACAATCATAGTAATTTTAATCGtcgataaaaataaacttttataccaCGAAAACATTCAATTGTTGCATTTTAATTTCGTTcagttttttcatttattgatttcagaacgttgcaaactaaaataaGCTACATGGAATTTTATGTAGCTCTATgcaattttccatttttattttatttgccaaaataaaaaataagacgTAAATAATCAGTTATCCTAACATAAATATGGtattattttatcccaaaattgttaattattttaaatgttttcttaTTCTTATTTCCAGGCAAACAAATCTTACATCGAATTGGCGttagaagtatttatatattattattttttctgctTTACTTTTTGGACAATCTTATTCTTGCCGATGAATAAGGAATATTAGTAAAAAACTTATATACTCGTAcaaaatgtgtatataaaaGTGTCATCTAGTAGTAGTAGCTAGTGTTTTGTGGAAATTGTGCATTAACCTGCTGCACAgaattttaaatgttactttTTACGACGATTCataattatacttaataataaaattgattcgCAAGGAACATTGTAAAATGATGGTATAATATCGTTTAAGCGTCCAAATATGTttcgtttaaattaataaatttcgaTAAACATTCTGAGTATGACACACTAATGTCATaatattcgacggccgactagatgtttgtgtgatgaacatgaatgttgtacagtgtctgggtatttatctgtatattataagtattgatgtgaattatattaataaaaaaatattcaacagctatcttagtacccataccacaagctacgcttactttggggctagatggcgatgtgtgtattgtcgtagtatatttatttatttattaaaaaaaaacatactaataatctactataaataatatgcaGAATATCTACTATACTATAAAATATCTACTATAAAACAATATGCAGAAATCGGGTGCACTAGCGTAAGCCGCCATCCACTTCATACTATACAGTAGCAGCTTTTTGTGCCACAGCTGGTCCGGGGAAGTAGTCCGCCAtcgttatttctgccgccaaacatcattgctgtgttccggtctcaagggcggtgttgccggtgtaatgacGGCCACATGAGGCATGTCTTTTTATAAACAAAGGGTAATGTATACGTTTTTGGTTCTCCAATCTATGTGCCGCAccaattgccacttcagctccgcgactcgttaagctatgtTACAGCaagcaaataaaatgaaacgcaaatagaaacaaaatatatttattaataccaCCTTTCATTTACAAATTATAGGTATTCTCAAGTGCCTCAGTCGGCCAACTATAACTATCAGCAAGAGCGGGTGTGGGACACAACCGCTTTAACAACACCTCCTTAGTCAACGTTAGTAGTCCTTAAGCGTTGTTTACACTGAGACAGTGCTCCATCGAGATAGCGCAGTGCCCTTAGTATCCCCTTAATATTGAGTATCCTTGTTTACCTCAATCATATGAATTATAGAAACACTATTGTCATACTAAAATTGACGGAAACACCTGGTTTAAAAGCGTTTTTCCGACCGAAAAAACTCGGTTTAAAAGCTCGAAATCGTTACAaccagtttataatattttgcatAGTCTATTTTACTTAACCGTTAGTCTATTGATACACAAAACGCAACGAATTTATGACGTTGCTATCAAATTGTTGTTATGAATTCATTGCACTCGGTACAAATATCGTTTTGTAACAAACAAAGGAAGAGTGTTAGCCACTATAATTATAGGAAAATACTGTGATCCTCAAATGTTCGCTGGCTCTTATGACGTCAATTATATCAAATTTCACGTCACAAATTTACAGTTTTGCGCAATAACTAGTATATACTGTGTGGAGCACTTGTGCAGTGTAAACTAGCCattatatttgttaattatCACATCGAGTATTTAATGCaaattgaatattgaatacATAGAACAAACGTAGTCTTTTTGAAAaacattactaaaaaaaacatacttataacataagtacttattctgttgtaaaaaaaatctaacccGTAACTAAAATTGACGTCAATTATAACAGTGACGACACAAGAACATTTGGTGCCCAGGTACTATTCCATTTGGGAACCAAGTCTCAGTCAAAAACCAGTGTAAGTTTTGAATTTGTGCATACAACCAAATAAgcactattattataattttggacGGTGATACCTAAAGACCCCGTAGCCTGCAAAAACTAGGGGACGTTAAAGGGGCTCAACCACTGACCTCCATGATTACAACTGACAGCTGTCATTTTGTCTCCATTTGAAGCGCTACATTGCACATACTATTGTCTCTGCAACTAATATTGCatggtttaatattataaataacataaaattataaaaaaaattgagttagaGTGGAACGGAGagtttggtggccttatcgcgaTCGCACATTAGTTCAACTAA
The genomic region above belongs to Pararge aegeria chromosome 8, ilParAegt1.1, whole genome shotgun sequence and contains:
- the LOC120625795 gene encoding uncharacterized protein LOC120625795, which produces MCDCAEELERKSSRSHPIPPLQSEASSLCGWTGLQGSSPGRGGWAKGWVPVIGCTTFLFALFYKFKDKVKALLWGSDPCDGFVRKVKPVPQTKSKICDCKN